Genomic DNA from Phyllostomus discolor isolate MPI-MPIP mPhyDis1 chromosome 12, mPhyDis1.pri.v3, whole genome shotgun sequence:
TGGTAAAGGTGGTGCCCATCCCTGAGGCAGGGGTTACAGACACAAAAGCTAGAAGGCCTTgccgccaccccccccacccgcccggcATGTCTTTCTCCTGTTGGCAGCGGCCTGGACTCTGTCCCCAGCACCAGACACAGGCCACACGGCTCAGCAGCACAAGCCCCCTTTTATTTACCATCTTCCCTGGACTGTAGACGAGAGACAGTGAAATGCCCTGGCAGGGAGGGTAGGGGGCTCCTGAGCTGGGGCTGAGGCCCAATTCCAGCCCCCTCTCCTGACTGGCTGGGTCTGTGCAATGACTCCCTCAGCTCCCTCCACCCCCGACATCCAGCATCAGGAGGTGGGGCAGCCACCCTCATCGGGAAGGTGCCGGCAGGGCCCGGAGAGGTGCAACAGGCTGAAAGAAAGCGTCAGAGTGGCTTTGGCCCCAGGGGCCTGGATGTGAGGAAAGGCAGGTCACCCAGTCTGGGGACTGAGCAAAATCCAGCCTCCagccagcctctgcttcttaCATCTGACTGTCCTGAGGGCTGGGCAGAGctccccaacccccgccccagTACAGAGGTTTTGTAAAGAGGGGCCAGGGCAATGCTGGGCGTTCCAGGCAGAGGAGGCCTCAGcgggtgcctggtgtggggccAGAGTGAGTGGCCCAGGTGTTCAAAACAAGAATACGGAATGGGAGAACAGtgtccctcctcaccctccctgggGCACAGTCCAGGTGTGACCTCACTGTGGCTGACAGGCCACCGAGGCTGGGCCTGGTGGACATGTGGGGCTGAAGAAGGGGACAAGAGGGGGTGTGGCAGCCCACTCCCCAGTACTCAGTGAGCAGGAGACTGAGTGACATGAAAAATggtgtgggggaaggaggagacaaCATCCAGGCTCTCAGTGACGCCCAGTCAGTGACCAATCAGCGGCCTTGTCTCTGGGCTGCcgtgctggggtgggaggggagggcagagagaagcaATCACCGAGGGAGTGGATGCCAGACAGGCTCACCTCGATCCTGACCAGGTCTGAAAGGTTCCCAGCCTTCTCCACCACCCGTCTGAACCTCTGTAAAGAGGGACCCCTGGGATCTGAGAAAGaccccccaccctgggggaaGCTGAGGGGGAGCACTCACAGCACCGTGGCACGGGacggcccctggcccctggctgaGCCGGGCTGGCCCCGTCTGTAAACATAAGACTTGGTGGTgtctgggggtggaggaggggaaggatgcCTGGACCCTCAGGTCTGGGGAAAGACCCTGAGCGAGGCCCCAAAGCCTTGGGGGGCGGCCAGTGCCCACGGGAAAGAGGGCCGCAGGTTCACCGGGGGCCCAGGAGGGAACGGACCAGGCACGGACTCTGCCTGCCGCTGTGCATCTGTGTGAATCCAGTGCTACCTGTGGACGCTGCCGGACCCCGGAGGAAGCCACTGCTGCTCGGTCTGCTGACGGACCGCAGCAGGCGCTGAGTCCCGGGGGAAGGAGCACAGCGCCTGCGCGGGACCGGCTGCTCTGCGGAGGACTGGGGCCCTCTGCGCGCCCTCCTCCAGAGCGCGGTCAGGCTGCAGTCTTTCTTCGGGGGCCTGCTGACCCTCTGCACCCGTGGGTTCCAGGCATGGAGAAGCCgagagcgggggcggggctcctctGTGACACTGCGCCACCATCTGTGGCACTGTCAGGACAGGGGGGCAGAACCGGAGCCCAGTGGAGCTGTCCGGAGGCGCGGCGCCAGATTTCAGCCCAGATCCGTCACTGGAAAAGGACATCCAGATGTCGTGCCAGCCACCGGCAGAGGGGAATGATGCCAGCCAGCTGGTCCTGCGGCTGTAAGAGATGGGCTCCCGGGTGCAAGGACAAAGGCCGTGTGGTCCTCGGGAGGCCGTGGTTATGCCAACAGGTCCACAAAGATGGCGTTGGCTGTGGTCTGGCCGAAGATGAAGGCTCCCAGGGTGACTAGGAGGACGCCGTAAGCGACCAGCACCCACCAGCtgtagggcagagggagaggggcctggTCAGTCAACCCGCCTGTGACTGTGCAgacttccacacacacacacacacacacacacacattaattaCCATAACCACTTAAAGCACTTCTCCTGTGGGCAGCGCACTTCCTACTGCTCAAGGACCTTCGGACCTTCATTCTTTTATCCCTccctttctatctatctatctatctatctatctatcatcaggggaagggagggagaaagagaggagagaaacattaatgcatggttgcctctcctgcaccctgcactggggacctggcctgtaacccaggcatgtgccctgactgggaatcgaaccagtgacctgcTCAAGGACTTTTCATACAAAGGTGTGTGATGCCAGGTGTATGACCTCTGATCCACACATAGGTAAGGCCAAGACCCAGTGGGATCGACTGGTCACAGCAAGCCGAGGGCGGGACCAGGATCAGACTGCGTGTCTCCTGACGGAAAGATGTTTGGGGAAAAAGCAGGCCACGTGGAGTGAGAAccatgtcatttaaaaaaaaaaaaggcagacattTGCAAATGCATCGAAAATGTAAATGTGTGCATCAAAAATAGTAACAAGGTTATGATGTATGTAAAGTATATGCGTGAAAGTGTATGTAGGTTTGAATCAAATGTATGTATCAAAAACAGCAACAGGGTTATAACCAGGCATTGAGAGTAAGGgtgatttgtattttcttccttagacttatctgtgttctttttaggttttcttttttttttaatttaaattattttactgttgttcaattatagttgtccgtcttttctccccacccctcgcATTCCCCCCTTCCAAAtctacctctctcccttgctttttaGGTTTTCTATGATGAATATTACTTGCACAATCATTTTTAAGAAGCATGCAACCTGTTCTCAACCTCTCTGATAGCCAAAAGaatgtgcaaattaaaacaatgtagtGTTTTACACCCATCCATATACACAGAAATTTAGAAGGCGGTTATGCCCACTGCTGGCAGGGAGTGCTCACTGCTACTGGGGCTCCGGCTGGTGCTGCCCCTGTGGGGGGCAATTTGAACCCACCAGCCATAAGGAAAACAAGCATGCCTTGTGATGTAGCAATTTCCTTCTAAGAATCAGTCCTATCAAGATCTTCGAACAGGTGTGCCAAGATGTGTACGAATAAGAGAGTTCACATTCAGGACATATTCATGCAACAGAATATTCTGCAGccattaaaaaaggaaggagtAGGTTTTCTTGGGCTGACATAGAGTGATCTCCAAGATAGATCACTCTCTCTTGGAAgtgggggggaaaaaagagcaaGTGGCAGAAAAATGTGTCTGGCATAAACACATTAAGAAAAATCCCGAATGCCACGTGGctgtgcacacatatgcacagcTTTGTGCACAAGGACAGGCACACATGCGCAGGATGGTCCGCAAGGGCACAGGCCTGCTGGTGacgaggagctggaggagctggggatGCAGGAGGGTGGCACcggggctgtgggggaggagggacttctgcttctttctctgaAGTCCTTTAGGAGTTGTTGAAACAGTTATAACGAGCATGCTGtccattttaaataaagtgttttaaaaactcatgGTTTTTGAAGCGTGCAAGTCTCCTGACCCCTGTGATTTTAAGGCTCCCACCCCAAGACTATTTCTAGATCAAGGGCGGGGACCCTGCTTTACCTGGCTGGCTTGACTTCCTCCATCTCAGAGAGTTTGGCTTGAATGAGGCACAGCCCTGGAAGAGAAGAGGCGGCCCGAGAGCTCGGAGGGGCTCCCCCGCTCTGGCCCAGCCTCCCCCGTTACCAGAAGACAGTGGTGGTGGATGGAGAGAGGCCCATTCAGTCTTCCAGACGTGCCAtctccgctccccacccccagcgggAGGCCTGGCACCGGCTCTCCCATGAGAGGCCGGCATCTGCCAGGCACACCGGGGGCACACCTGGAGCACGACTCAGAACTAAAGGGACAGCACGCCCCTGGCCCTGAGAGGTGCACCGCTGAGTGGACGTGGCCCCCTGGCTCCAAGCCAAGTGGCAAGGGCTTTCAAGGTGGTCTCCCAAATAGAAATAAGCTGGGAACAGGCAGAACGCAAGGCTGAGCAGATGGGAAAATACCCCAGAGCTCTGATGGAGGACCTGTGCCTGACATTCAGGTGTCCCGGCTTCTGCATCGGGGCACCAGACCCCACTGCCCTCTGGGGACTGAACCAGCCAGATCTCTGGCTGCCAGGGAGCCACAGCTACTTGAATGAGGACTACAGGTGTAGGCTGCAGGTGTAGGCTGTGGACCTAGACAGACTGGGGGTTGGAAAGGCCGTTACTCACTAGCTGAGTTTGTGAACAGCTAGGCAAGTGTCACACTCCCGAACCTCACTTCTCGTCAGTAAAATGGAGAGGACAACATCTTTTCTGACGACGCCAGGACAGGGTTTAGCCCAGAGAGCCTGTGGTGCGTGACAGTGCGTGACAGTGGTGGCTCCTGCCCGGCAGGGGACAGGTGAGCGAGGGCGGAGCTGAGGCCGGGAGGGCGTCCATGCTGTGGGGGTGCCCGGGGTCCGCACCTGGGAAGACGAAGATGAAGCAGGCGGCCAGGCCCCCGATGACTGAGATGACCTTGCCGATGTCGGGGATGAAGAGCGCCAGCAGCAGGGTGAGCAGGAACCAGACCAGCGTCTGCAGCACTCGCCGCCGCCGCTCCCGGCCCACGTCCTCCTCCACGGGCACGCCCTGGTAGCGCAGCCAGAGGCCTTCCACCACCGCCCTGTGCCGGCACACGGCGGGCTCAGAGGCACGCCTGCCCAcggcccccctctccctccccagcccagacccCTGACTGTGCAGATGTTGGGTGAGCCTGTTCCCTGTTCTGTAAAGCAGGCAAAGTGGCAATATGCTCAGGCTGCTGTGGGGCCTGCTTGGCGCCCTGCTGGTCCAGGGTGGGGTCACCGGTGGGGGATGGTTCTATCCTTCTGCTGTAAAGGAAGGGTCTGGGACACCCAGAAGGCTGGGTGTTCAGAAAGGGATCTGGACTGCAGGCTCTCAGAGGACTCACAGAATGTTCTGGGGACCCTGGGACGAAGGGGGCCCTaagccccagctgggggtgctgACCGGGCCATCCTGGGCACTGACTCTTTCCTGTGGGCTGCAGTTTCTCCAGCAACGGGGGTTCCATGCAGGGCCAAAGGGCCGGTTCACAGGGCTTTCAGGGGCCCTGAGGGAGCACcccactggggtggggaggggctcacCGGCCACAGAAGTGCAGGATGGAGTAGGAGGTGAGCACGCTCAGGATGATGAAGGCGcgggccacggccacggccacgtcATTGGAGGGGTAGGACAGGAGCACGTCAGGGTCCACGGAAGCGCCGAAGGTCAGGAAACCACAGACACCTGAGGGCAGGGAGGAAAGGGCTGGGCGAGGGCCGCCCTGGGGGGGTAACCAGGATGGACCGTCCACAGTAACCCCTCCCCCGGGCGCTAGCACATCAACCTGTCATTTCCTTCATAGCTCGTCTGtctgaattctttctctttttaaaacttgtttctcCAACCAGAACACCAGCCCCAGGGGAGCAGGGACTCTGTCTCCAGTTGCCTCTCCTGTCCCTGGCTGTGActgcagagggagaagagggccGGCCCTGAACCGTTTTGGTGGACAGCATTGCTGGGCAACTCTCCGGGCCTCCAGGTCCGGTTCCTTATCCCAGCCGGACCCACAGCCAACTTTCACTGGCACGTGTGCTGAGGGCACTTGTGCTCTGGTCCTGGCAGCCCTCAGGGCCCAGCAGGACCTGGCCCTGGCCCCGTCCCTCACCCCAGCCACAgaggcctctctcctgctcccgCCTCGGGCACCAGGAGTTTCTGGTTCCTCTGTCTGGTGtgcccttcctccagccctgcAGATCCTGACTCCTTCTCGTCACCTGGGCCTCAGAGAGAAGCCTTCTGTGAACCACCCCCCGATGTTGCCCCCCTCCCTTGAGTCTCACAGCCACGGCGGCCCTCACTGCTGAGAGTCCTCCCCGACTCCCGAGTTTCTCTTGTACGACCACCTCTCTCCCTGCACTCTCAGTCCcaggggggcagggtgagggcccCAGTCTCCAGTCTCAGGGAGCTGCTGAGCCAGTGGATGATCattggggcggggcgggggcggcccaAGGCAGCCCAAGGTCAAGCCAGTGCGGACAGAAGGGTTTGACATGCGGAGAGTGCGGGGCGGTCCCCGGGAAAGCCGGGCCGGAGGActtgggaaggaagaggggacgCGGGAgggcccccggcccggcccgcagAGGGAGCGCCCACCTGTGCCCGTGTACACGGCGAGGGCTATGGCCATGGCGGCCGTCACCACCCCGCCCCACGTCCTCAGCTCGGGCTGCCGCATGCTGTTGAAGATGGGCACGCTGCTCACGTGGCACTGTCGGGGCGCAGGTCACAGTTACGGTGGCGAAGTGGCCTGAGTCCCCCGTTTCCAGAGAGAGGGATCTTGGGGACCAAGGCCACAGGGACAAAAGGCAAGTCCTGGGGTCCCCACtctatcctccctccctccctccctcccaggacccCCATCCTGCCTGTAATGTGGGCTCCACCCCAGGGTGGGGAGCGGGCTAAGGGGACGACGGGGACCCGGCAGCTGGCACCTGAAATCCAAAGCAGATGGTGGGCATGGCATTGAACACGGCCATCCAGGAAGCTGGCCTGCGGGTAAGCACACAAGACTCTGCCACCTGGGGCCCCCacacagctgccccccccccctgccaCGTGCTCACTCCCCATTCAGCCCACCACGGCCTCCGCCCACGAGCACCCTGCACATGCAACCCACAGCTGTCTGGGAACCGGGCGAGGctgcacccccatttcacaggccTGTAAACCGGGGCTCTGGGAGGCCCTCCCCGGACCAAAATCCAGAATGTCTGGCTCCTACCCTGGGGCTTTTGCTTTTTTGGTTTGTCCCTTTCAAAAAAAggggaaactttaaaaatgacaaaagaggTTCATCCTCACGCGGAAGACACAAACATGATAGATGATTACAAGCTGGAGAAGTgtgcccctcagcctgcagcccGGTCTCACGCTGGCTCAGCAGTTGGATGTCCGTGGCAAAGCCTCCCCAGCCCTGGTTCCCACGCTTCCCTTCAGCGAGAAGAGGCCGGGACCTCTTGCCTCCCCCTTGCAGTGCCCGGCGAGCCAAGCCCCGCTGAGCTAAAGAGCCTGGAGACGagcagctgtgtggcctttggACGTGTGACCCTGACCTTCGGGGGCCCAGGCAGCAGGTTCACTGTCAGGTGTCTCCCCGGGGCCCTCGCCCACCTGGTCAGGACATCCCCTGGGGTCATCTCTTTATCCGGCCAGATGTACTTGATGATTACGATGGCGGTGACGTACCAGGTGCCCACGACGCTCAGGAAGCTGCCGGGAGGAAGGAACTGAActtgcccctcccagccccagctgccctttCTCTGATTCCACCCCAGGGGCATCTACCCTCTGCTCTGGGGACCACAAGTGTCTACTGAATGGGTCGGGAGACTGTTTCAAGCAAAGGCTCAAGAAATGCATGAGAAATAAGTTTTGGAGAAACTGGCCACAGCTAGGAGGGAGCTGGACCCCAAGAGGGGGCCAGACCGACGACACTTGTGACCATTAGGAGGCGCACTGGCTCAGCTCTGTGGCTTGCAGGCCTGGGCTTCAGAGCACATCTCCTGCCTCAGTCCAAGCGGCccccacttggccagggctgcaAGCAGGGCTGTGAGCCCCTCTCTCCAACTGGGAGACTGAGAGACCGTCTCTCCAACTGGGAGATTGTGGAGGTAAAAATTCTGGAGGACATTTGAAGGTACAAATACTGGAATGGTAACATCGCAGGGGACCTTGGAGACAGCTGAGTGTGACCCGGTCAGTTACGGATGACAGGAAACAGTTTTTCAGACCCTGACCCAGGAAGCCGGTCCCCTCCCATCATAACGAGCTGCGTGGAAGATGCTGCCAGGCTGACCACCCCACCTGACCAGAAACCCCATCCTCTCTGGGCAGCCCAAGGCTCAGGCCAGGTGGCTGCCTTCCCACTGCACACGCCTGACGGTTGCCTGTCCCTTCTGCAGCAAGGACATCGGAACTGACCATCCCATGGATGCAAAGGGTCACTGTCTCCCTTGCTGCCGACAGAAAAGGGGGTCTCGTGCTGCCAGCCTTGGCTGGCCTGCCTTGCCTGCTCTTGCTGCCCCCGAAGGCGTGGTGGCACGGGGGACAGGGCACCCCAGCAGCCCGTGGGTCTCCAGCTGCCTGTGATCagagtccccccccacccccgccccgtctGGCCCAGGTTGGGGAGGGGCCTCCGAACCTGGCGTATTTCTGGAAGCCGATCTCCCTGGGGATGGAAAGGGGCAGGATGAAGAGGAAGGCAGTGAGGCTGATGGTGAACTTGCGGTCTGTGTACCAGGGGCTGCTGCCGGTCCCCTCAGGCTCCTTTGCCAGCACAGCAATGACTgcacagggaggaagagggagcatCACCCCAGGTTGCTGTAGGGCGTGGACCTCGGCTCTGCTGGGCCGCAGGGCCTTCATCGCTCTCAGGGGCCCGGCAGCCAGGAGGGAGGGCTCCCAGGGGAATGCCGGCCCCAGGCGAGGTTGacctttccctccacccccaggatCCCCAGGGGCCAAGGGGAAGAGGCGAGGTAGCTACTGAGGGAACCTCACTTTTGTCCTGCTGGTCCCCGATGATGATGAGAAAGGTGATGCAGGTGCCAAAGGTATAGATGGCAATGGACACCTCACACAGCACGCCCGTCACCTTGCCACACACAGCCCACACCACCTCCTGGTAGGTCCGCTCATTGCTGGCCTGGGAGCAGTAGGCCAGGATGACGAGGCCGCTGATGATGAAAACCAGCATGCCCTGCGGGCGGGGACAGGGCAAGAGGCTGTGGGAAAAGCCTGGCAGCAAAGGGCAGCCTGGTCTGGCTCGGCATTTACCGGGCCAGCGATCAAAGCTGGTTTGCAAAATAAGCCTCCTCTTGTCGGGCAATTTTAATGGATTACTGGAGGCTGCCGACTTAAGATTTTCTCGAGAAACAAAAGCAGCTCTGTGGaacatttcaaacacacacacaagtagaCAGAATGGTTATCACGGACCCCTATGTCCTCATCACTCAGCTTCAAAAGTGATCAATTTGTGGCCAATcttgtttcatctcttccttttcccactctggattattttgaaggaaaaaaaaaaccaaaaacaagttCTTCTATCATTTCATCAGTATTTCATCTAGCTCTAAAAGATAAGGGGCTACTTCTTAAACATAACCACCAGACTATATGCAATTGATATCAATTCTCCCCGACTGCTGGGAAGGCTTCTGAAGCTTCCTCACCGGGGCTCAGAGGAATGAATGAGGGAACAGATCAGTGTGTCTGCCCCGTGTgagcgtggggggaggggcagctctgACCATCCCGGATCCAAAGCCTTCCCTTAGAGGCACAGAGGCCAGACTCATCAGCTGAACTGCGTCTCTGCCCCCCGGGCCCGCACACTCACCATCTGCAGGGAGATGCCGGCTGCCACGCCCCCGGCAGTGCTGAAGGCTGCCGGGAAGTTGAGCAATCCTGCACCCAGGCAGGCGTTGACCACAATGAAGATGGCCCCAAATGTGGACGTGGCACCTCCGCTCAGATTTTCAGGAGAGGCCTCCGCCTCCCCCTTAGGGTCCGAGTCCACACAGGGACTCTGCAGCAGGCGGGCCCGCTCCCCGGCATCCGTGCTGAAGCCCCACTCGCCAAGGTCACTGTTGATGCTGACctgggccatggcccccagagcCCTCTTCCTGCAGGGCCTGCAGAGTCTCCCTCACGACCACATCGCCTGTTCAGAGCTGTTCTCCTAGGAGGTCCATGGGCTCTGGCTCGTCTCAGCCTAGATAGGAAAGGCAGGTATTATTGTTAATCCCGGGCAAGCACGGAGAGGTGAAACAACTTTCCCAAGAGCAGATGGCTG
This window encodes:
- the SLC38A7 gene encoding putative sodium-coupled neutral amino acid transporter 7, giving the protein MAQVSINSDLGEWGFSTDAGERARLLQSPCVDSDPKGEAEASPENLSGGATSTFGAIFIVVNACLGAGLLNFPAAFSTAGGVAAGISLQMGMLVFIISGLVILAYCSQASNERTYQEVVWAVCGKVTGVLCEVSIAIYTFGTCITFLIIIGDQQDKIIAVLAKEPEGTGSSPWYTDRKFTISLTAFLFILPLSIPREIGFQKYASFLSVVGTWYVTAIVIIKYIWPDKEMTPGDVLTRPASWMAVFNAMPTICFGFQCHVSSVPIFNSMRQPELRTWGGVVTAAMAIALAVYTGTGVCGFLTFGASVDPDVLLSYPSNDVAVAVARAFIILSVLTSYSILHFCGRAVVEGLWLRYQGVPVEEDVGRERRRRVLQTLVWFLLTLLLALFIPDIGKVISVIGGLAACFIFVFPGLCLIQAKLSEMEEVKPASWWVLVAYGVLLVTLGAFIFGQTTANAIFVDLLA